One Paenisporosarcina sp. FSL H8-0542 genomic region harbors:
- the tadA gene encoding tRNA adenosine(34) deaminase TadA: MDVFEKDRTFMLEALSEAQKAATLGEVPIGAVIVYQDEIIARAHNLRETTQNATTHAELLAIQQACAKIGSWRLEEMTLYVTLEPCPMCAGAILQSRIPRVVYGARDVKAGCVDSLYRLLNDARFNHECEVTEGILAEECGGILTQFFRNLREQKKNRKRT; encoded by the coding sequence ATGGATGTATTTGAAAAAGACCGGACTTTCATGCTTGAAGCATTAAGCGAAGCTCAAAAAGCTGCCACTCTAGGTGAAGTGCCAATTGGTGCAGTTATTGTTTATCAGGATGAAATCATTGCACGTGCACATAACTTAAGAGAAACGACTCAAAACGCAACGACTCACGCAGAGTTGTTGGCAATCCAGCAAGCTTGTGCAAAAATCGGAAGTTGGCGTCTGGAAGAAATGACCCTTTACGTCACACTTGAACCTTGCCCGATGTGTGCTGGGGCAATATTGCAGTCACGAATTCCCCGGGTGGTTTACGGTGCGCGTGACGTTAAAGCAGGTTGCGTCGACTCACTCTATCGATTGTTAAACGACGCACGGTTTAATCATGAATGTGAGGTAACTGAAGGAATATTAGCTGAAGAATGCGGCGGAATTCTTACACAATTTTTCCGTAATTTGCGTGAACAAAAAAAGAACCGGAAACGAACTTAA